One region of Natronorubrum aibiense genomic DNA includes:
- a CDS encoding TraB/GumN family protein, giving the protein MSDVGDAGVPEPPEPPTDERGSVHVLGTAHVSQASVDDVHETIDREDPDVVAVELDEGRYRQMQGGTPDDIEAKDLLSGNTVFQFLAYWMLSYVQSRLGEQFDIEPGADMRAAIEAAERNGSGVALVDRDIQVTIQRFWRRLTIAEKLRMVGGLALGVTDPRTIGLAFGAVAGIVVGLVFAAFLAPLLGLGEFFLLGLTGSTTLQYAGAAVGGAIAGALVGLLFLPSLETAGESAGGLLDGVSLRLLAGVGLGVGGGLALVATGTFVGPFSAGTFESAGVYAIRGTVGTLAGLGIGVGIGGLVGLFLDASGSDVEDIDEIDIEEMTDGDVVAAMMEEFRRFSPQGANALIDERDAYIAHHLNDLREQGYDVVAVVGAGHKAGIERHLSNPSGIPTLESLSGTASTRRFSPLKIIGYLIMIGFLGFFFLLIMAGVQDLFLLQLFGAWFLFNGFFAFTLARLAGARWTSAGVGGAIAWLTSINPLLAPGWFAGYVELKHRPVNVRDIQTLNEIVGDTDRPVGEAMADMFEVPLFRLIMIVALTNIGSLIATVLFPIVVLPWLAPEIGGVDALFAELLRGAENTLELLRGLLS; this is encoded by the coding sequence ATGAGCGATGTAGGCGACGCCGGCGTGCCGGAGCCCCCGGAGCCGCCGACGGACGAGCGAGGGTCCGTTCACGTTCTCGGGACGGCACACGTCTCGCAGGCAAGCGTCGACGACGTACACGAAACGATCGATCGTGAAGACCCGGACGTCGTCGCCGTCGAACTCGACGAGGGTCGATACCGCCAGATGCAAGGCGGGACACCCGACGATATCGAGGCGAAAGACCTCCTCTCGGGAAACACCGTCTTCCAGTTTCTGGCCTACTGGATGCTCTCGTACGTCCAGTCGCGACTCGGTGAGCAGTTCGATATCGAACCCGGTGCGGATATGCGTGCCGCGATCGAAGCCGCCGAACGAAACGGAAGCGGCGTTGCGCTCGTCGACCGAGATATTCAGGTGACGATCCAGCGGTTCTGGCGTCGATTGACGATCGCCGAGAAGTTACGGATGGTCGGTGGCCTCGCCCTCGGTGTCACCGACCCGCGAACCATCGGGCTCGCGTTCGGTGCCGTTGCCGGCATCGTCGTCGGACTCGTCTTCGCCGCGTTCCTCGCGCCGCTTTTGGGACTCGGCGAGTTCTTCTTGCTCGGACTTACCGGCTCGACGACGCTGCAGTACGCCGGTGCAGCCGTCGGCGGTGCCATCGCCGGCGCGCTCGTCGGCCTGCTCTTTTTGCCCTCTCTCGAGACAGCCGGCGAGTCTGCTGGCGGCCTCCTCGACGGCGTCTCGCTACGACTCCTCGCTGGCGTCGGACTCGGCGTCGGCGGCGGACTTGCGCTGGTCGCAACCGGAACGTTCGTCGGGCCGTTTTCGGCGGGCACCTTCGAAAGCGCCGGTGTCTACGCGATTCGAGGAACGGTCGGCACGCTCGCCGGACTCGGTATCGGCGTCGGTATCGGCGGTCTCGTCGGCCTGTTCCTCGACGCCAGCGGCAGTGACGTCGAGGATATCGACGAGATCGACATCGAGGAGATGACCGACGGCGACGTCGTTGCAGCGATGATGGAGGAGTTCCGCCGGTTCAGCCCTCAGGGCGCGAACGCCCTGATCGACGAACGTGACGCCTATATCGCACACCACCTCAACGACCTCCGCGAACAGGGCTACGACGTCGTCGCCGTCGTCGGTGCTGGACACAAAGCCGGTATCGAACGCCATCTCTCGAATCCGTCAGGGATACCGACGCTCGAGTCGCTCTCCGGAACCGCCTCCACACGTCGATTCTCGCCGCTGAAGATTATCGGCTATCTGATCATGATCGGATTCCTCGGCTTTTTCTTCCTATTGATCATGGCGGGCGTACAGGACCTCTTCTTGCTCCAGTTGTTCGGCGCGTGGTTCCTGTTCAACGGCTTTTTCGCGTTCACGCTCGCCAGACTCGCCGGCGCACGCTGGACCAGTGCAGGCGTCGGTGGCGCGATCGCGTGGCTGACCAGTATCAATCCGCTGTTGGCCCCCGGCTGGTTCGCCGGCTACGTCGAACTCAAACACCGTCCCGTCAACGTCCGCGACATTCAGACGCTGAACGAAATCGTCGGCGACACGGATCGACCCGTCGGCGAGGCGATGGCTGACATGTTCGAGGTGCCGTTGTTCCGGCTCATCATGATCGTCGCGCTGACCAACATCGGGAGCCTGATCGCGACCGTGCTGTTCCCGATCGTCGTGTTGCCGTGGCTGGCACCCGAGATCGGCGGCGTCGACGCCCTGTTCGCTGAACTCCTCCGCGGCGCTGAGAACACCCTCGAGTTGCTCAGAGGGCTGTTGTCATGA